TGATTGCCGCAGGTGACAGGGCGACCCTGCATGGATTGAATAATGTGGGCCTCAAGCGCCACAATTTTGATACGCCCGTCGTCCGTCAATTGAAAAAAGCGTACCGGATATTTTTTCGGATCGGACTGACCGTGACTCAGGCCGTGGAAAGAACCAAAGCAGAGGTGGAGCAACTTCCTGAAGTTGTATCTTTTATTGAATTTATTAAAAACTCCAATCGCGGGGTGACCCGTTAATTTTCATGGAGAGCTGCGAGGGCAATAGTTGTTCTTCCCACATCGGTCTGATTGCCGGTGGCGGCCAGTTTCCGCTGCTGTTTACCCAAAAAGCACGTGCAAACGGTTATACCGTGATAGGGGTTGGATTTCACAGCGAAACCGACCGCCAGCTTGCCCAGTTAACCCATCGGTTTGAATGGCTTTATTTAGGCCAGCTCAGCAAACTGATTCGTTATTTTAAATCCCATGGCGTCACACAGGTCGTGCTCATGGGGTCCATCAGCAAAGCTAATATTTTCAAAGATATAAGGCCGGATTTTAAAGCTCTTGCTTTTATAGCTAAAACTGTGGGCACCCACGATGACAATGTCCTTTCAGCGTTTGCGGATCTTCTGGAAAAGCAGGGTATTACCCTAGTGCCATCCACCTTTCTGCTGCCGGAATTGATCAGTCCCAAAGGATGCTGGACAAAACGCAAACCAGACAAGGCAGAAAAAAAAGATATTGAGCAAGGATGGAAACTTGCCAAAGCCGTGGGACGTCTTGATATCGGTCAGTGCCTTGTTATTTCCAATGGGACGGTCCTTGCCGTTGAAGCCATTGACGGCACGGACGCCACCATAGAACGGGGAGGGCGACTGAGCCGGGACAATGGCGCCACAGTGGTTAAAATATCTAAACCCAATCAGGATTTGCGTTTTGATTTACCCTCATCCGGATGTACTACCATTGAAACCATGCATCGGTCCGGGGTGAGTGTACTTGTGCTCGAAGCTGAAAAGTCAATTTCCTTTGACCGTGAACGAATGATTGCCCTGGCAGACAAATACAATATCTGTATAACCGCTGTCACAGAGGATGAGATCCATGACTGAACCTACTCGCCACATTATGATTCTTGCCGGTGAGCCTTCAGGCGATTTTCACGGGGGGGCGCTGGTGCGGTCTTTAAGGCAACTTTGCCCTGGTGTCCGGATTACGGGCATTGGTGGTAAAGCTATGGCAGGGCAGGGTGCGGACATTTTTTTCCCCATTGAGAAGTTGTCCGCCATGGGGCTTGTTCAAGTGATTCGGCAATTTGGGACCATCAAACAGGCCTTTTGTCTTGTTAAGCGACGATTGAAAACAGCCCCCCCGGATGCTGTTGTGCTCATTGATTATCCCGGTTTTAATCTGAAAATCGCTAATTATATAAAACAGCATTATGACATTCCCATCTGTTATTATATTGCGCCAAAGGTCTGGGCTTGGAATGCCAAGCGCCTGGATGCCATTGCAAAAGTCATCGACCATGTAGCCCTGATTTTTCCCTTTGAAATTCCCATTTATAAAGCCAAAAAAATTCGCGCCACCTATGTGGGAAATCCTTTGGTGGATGAGTACCCCAAAAGCCTTCTGATTTCAGGCAAAACCTATGAAAAAAAGCTATCTGATGATCTGGTTATCGGTTTGCTTCCTGGTTCTCGATCTGCTGAAATTGACAACCTGCTTCCTGTTATGCTGGATGCCGCAGGCATGATTGCAAAGAGATATCCTCGTTTAAGGTGTCTTGTTTCATCCGGTATTGCACAACATGAAGAACGAATTAAACAGATTGTATCTGGTCATCCAAAAAACGATCTGTGCCAAATTGTAACAGGACGGCCAAAGCAGATTTTTGACCGGGCCGCTCTTTTGATTGCCGCATCCGGCACCGTCACGCTGGAAGCCGCATTAAATCTTGTGCCTACCGTAATTATTTATAAAATGTCCGGTATGGCTTACAGGCTTGCACGACTGCTTGTGAAAGCCAAATACATTGGGCTTGCCAATCTGATAGTCGGTCGCCAGGTAATGCCTGAATTGATTCAGGACAACGCCAATGCCCAAACCATCTGTGAAACCGTATTATCAATGTTACCTGAACTATCGACGCATCAACAGCAACTTCATCAGGTCCGCAGACGATTGGGCCTGCCGGGTGCCCCAAAACGCGTGGCAGCCATAATACTTAACTTGATTCATCAAAATGAGACCCCAACGAGTTGTTTGACAAAATCGGGCAAAATCCATTAGATTGTTTATCTTATAAGATGTTAAATTTTTAGGAATATATTGCAGGTTATGAGTATTGAAGCAACCTTGTTATGCATCTGCCTTTTTCTATCCGGTTTTTTTTCCATGTCTGAAACGGCGCTTTTTTCAATTTCCAGAGTCAAAGCCTTTCATATCTCTAAAGATGGTTCAAAGTCCGGTCAGCTTATCCTGGGCATGAAGGAAGACTCCCACACCCTTTTGACCACCATTCTCATCGGTAACAACCTGGTAAATATTGGTGCATCATCCCTTGCCACCTCCCTGGCCATTTCCCATTTCCAGTCAAATGCCGTTGGAATTGCTACCGGTGTAATGACGCTTCTGATTCTTGTGTTTGGGGAGATTTTTCCAAAATCCTTTGCCAATCATAATAATGTAGTGGTCGCAAGGGCTGTCATATATCCTATATTCTGGTTGTCTAAAATTTTATGGCCTTTGATTTTTGTTCTTAATTTCATACCTAAATTGCACGGAATGATAGACAATTCCCAGGATACCGTGACCGAAGATGAACTGATGACCATGGTGGAAGTGGTGGAAGGGGAAGGTGAAATCAAGGAAGAAGAGATGGAATATATCACCAATATCTTTGAATTTGATGACACCTATTGTTCTGAAATTATGACACCAAGAGCAGACATGTTTGTGGTCGATGCCGCAGAAAATCTGGATATTCCCAAAATTTTAAAAACAGGCTTTTCACGCATTCCGGTGATTGAGGATACCATCGATAACATTGTGGGTATTTTGCACATCAAAGATCTATTTTCAAGATACCTGAAAAATAAAGGTCCTGAGACGAACGCTGACAGCCTTGATGTTAAAGAGGTTATGAAAACGCCGTATTTCATCCCGGAATCAAAGAAACTGGATTCATTACTCAAAGCCTTTAAGGCGAAAAAGAGTCATATGGCTGTTGTGGTGGATGAATATGGCGGCGTATCCGGTATTGTGACCCTTGAGGATGTGGTTGAAGAAATTTTTGGTGAAATTGCCGACGAGTCTGATAAAAATACACCGGATATTGTCCAGATTAAAGGGAACAAGTGGTTAGTATCAGGCAAAACCGATATATATCATGTTAATAAAGAGCTGAATCTGGGCATCCCCGACTCTGTAAACTATGATACGGTTTCTGGATTTTTCCTGGAACTTGTGGAGCGTATTCCAAACCCCGGGGAGTCCGTCCGCATGAACAACTGGAATTTTACGGTGAAGGACATGGATGGCAACCGAATTCAATCTTTTATCATAAAACCGGCCGAAGAACCTTGATCGGCCGAATTTTATGAACCCAACGCGTATTTTTTTTGCCACATTGTAACGTGTATGCCATGTTAATTTAGCACGCTGAGTTTTTGGTTCTGTAAGACAGGGGTGAACCGGGTGGCAGGATCAAAATATGTAAGTTAGGCGCAGATATGTCCAGGAGCCTTTTGTAAACGCTTTAGATTCCACGTCGTGCATGTATCTTAAATTGACCATGAGATTTTCCTGCAGCATGTAACCCAGGTTGAGGCCCAGTTTTAAATTTTCTCCCTGGGTGCCGGGCAGACTGACACCGCCGGATTCAATATCGTCAAAGTCTTTCCACCAGGCCGCCTGAACCCCGACGCGCAATTTTTTCGTGACGGCATAGCCTACTGCGCCTTCCAGTTCAACCGCATCCGACACATCATCACCTGCTGCATCCTTGTCTTTTTGCCAGTAATTCAGGCATGCATCAAAGGACCAGGGGCCGGGATACCAGCCAAAGGCCAGCTGATGCTGGAACCACCAGGAATCATTGCTGACCTCATCGGAACCCGTGGGGGTATAGGCAAACTCCCAAAAGGAAAGAAACACCTGGTCTTCAAAATTTTCATAAAGAAAGATAAATGGGCCGACCACAAGATCCCCAAGGCCGTCTGCAGTATCCTCCCCATCGACGGAAATACTTAGAACCGGGATAACCGCGTTGACCCCCCAGGTTTTTCCAAACACTTTTCCCGCAAAATAAACAGGCCTGAATGCGGCATAGGCCACGTCCGTCCCGATATCCACGGTGGAGCCGTTTTCAGTTTCATATTCCGGCAGATGCTGGTAGCTGAAATAGCTGACAA
This window of the uncultured Desulfobacter sp. genome carries:
- the lpxI gene encoding UDP-2,3-diacylglucosamine diphosphatase LpxI (LpxI, functionally equivalent to LpxH, replaces it in LPS biosynthesis in a minority of bacteria.), with product MESCEGNSCSSHIGLIAGGGQFPLLFTQKARANGYTVIGVGFHSETDRQLAQLTHRFEWLYLGQLSKLIRYFKSHGVTQVVLMGSISKANIFKDIRPDFKALAFIAKTVGTHDDNVLSAFADLLEKQGITLVPSTFLLPELISPKGCWTKRKPDKAEKKDIEQGWKLAKAVGRLDIGQCLVISNGTVLAVEAIDGTDATIERGGRLSRDNGATVVKISKPNQDLRFDLPSSGCTTIETMHRSGVSVLVLEAEKSISFDRERMIALADKYNICITAVTEDEIHD
- the lpxB gene encoding lipid-A-disaccharide synthase; this translates as MTEPTRHIMILAGEPSGDFHGGALVRSLRQLCPGVRITGIGGKAMAGQGADIFFPIEKLSAMGLVQVIRQFGTIKQAFCLVKRRLKTAPPDAVVLIDYPGFNLKIANYIKQHYDIPICYYIAPKVWAWNAKRLDAIAKVIDHVALIFPFEIPIYKAKKIRATYVGNPLVDEYPKSLLISGKTYEKKLSDDLVIGLLPGSRSAEIDNLLPVMLDAAGMIAKRYPRLRCLVSSGIAQHEERIKQIVSGHPKNDLCQIVTGRPKQIFDRAALLIAASGTVTLEAALNLVPTVIIYKMSGMAYRLARLLVKAKYIGLANLIVGRQVMPELIQDNANAQTICETVLSMLPELSTHQQQLHQVRRRLGLPGAPKRVAAIILNLIHQNETPTSCLTKSGKIH
- a CDS encoding hemolysin family protein, encoding MSIEATLLCICLFLSGFFSMSETALFSISRVKAFHISKDGSKSGQLILGMKEDSHTLLTTILIGNNLVNIGASSLATSLAISHFQSNAVGIATGVMTLLILVFGEIFPKSFANHNNVVVARAVIYPIFWLSKILWPLIFVLNFIPKLHGMIDNSQDTVTEDELMTMVEVVEGEGEIKEEEMEYITNIFEFDDTYCSEIMTPRADMFVVDAAENLDIPKILKTGFSRIPVIEDTIDNIVGILHIKDLFSRYLKNKGPETNADSLDVKEVMKTPYFIPESKKLDSLLKAFKAKKSHMAVVVDEYGGVSGIVTLEDVVEEIFGEIADESDKNTPDIVQIKGNKWLVSGKTDIYHVNKELNLGIPDSVNYDTVSGFFLELVERIPNPGESVRMNNWNFTVKDMDGNRIQSFIIKPAEEP
- a CDS encoding transporter, producing the protein MKKRLMCLTGVLISMIISTTAWADVLDPLDNSSAPVGTKVLVSYFSYQHLPEYETENGSTVDIGTDVAYAAFRPVYFAGKVFGKTWGVNAVIPVLSISVDGEDTADGLGDLVVGPFIFLYENFEDQVFLSFWEFAYTPTGSDEVSNDSWWFQHQLAFGWYPGPWSFDACLNYWQKDKDAAGDDVSDAVELEGAVGYAVTKKLRVGVQAAWWKDFDDIESGGVSLPGTQGENLKLGLNLGYMLQENLMVNLRYMHDVESKAFTKGSWTYLRLTYIF